aaaaacaaaaataaaaaaccaaatagttaccaagtGGGCCTACTTTTTTTAGTCCTAAAAAATTGGCtggattttttaaacaattgttgaaaagcaagaaatttggatgtgaaAATAGTGtccataagtttttttttttttttttttgggacctacttttttagttttcaaaatatagctTGGTCTTTTAAACTactggtgaaaagtagataacgaagaaagaaatttaaaaatggaagtagtgtctatagatttaattttaaaaaacaaaaaacaaaaaaaccaaatggatACGAATCGGGGCCTTAGAATGAAACTTGATACAACTTGACAAATTTAGAGTATATGAAATAATTTGGCTATATGTACAGCATGCACCATGAACTACAAAGTAtagaatatattttaatatcatACATCAACCGAAGCACATGTAATTTGAAGGGATAACCATGGTATTATATTTCTATTAACATGTTTTCATTTTCATCGACATGTCCACATGTCAATGAGTTTGATGTCAACATAATGGGTGAAgacattttcattatatcataaaaaaatttaagaaacataagaaaaaacaacaaaatttcactAATGTAAATACAGTATCAAATTACAAATCATAAACATTATAACCCATTAATAAAGTACgaaatatgtatttattaatttaatatatattttcttgaatGTTTTCATAAATATCCATCAGcatcaacatttttattgatatcttcattcaacatttccataaaattaaaaactcaaCATTTCCGTCAACATCGACATATTAAACCTGGAATAACCATCTAATATCGATATGGCTAATTGATCAAAATGCAAAACCTAATTGCATTTTGGACCGGTTTGGATTGACTAGGGAAAACaaatattttccaaaaaaatcatttttgtttaaactcttttgataaattatttaaaatacattttgaaagttttttacaagctattttgagtagttaccaaacatttcaatttttttcaaaatgatttatttttaaagttaaaccAAAACAAACCAAAACACATCATTcgtttgttttccttttcccaATTTTCCATCTAAACTAATAAAAGATGATCGCTAGCTACAGGGGAGTAAGAGTTGGTTGAATATTGGAGTACATATTCATTACAACAGTCATTTCActgtttgattgaaggaatcTTTACAATGTTGTATAACCAGGATGGCATAAgatataaataattatgttaATCAGATATAGATATATATGTATTATTTACATGCATGTACATAATAAATTGACAATTGTATAACCAGAAACAATAGAATAAACTGTACCATGTTTAAGGTTCTGGTTAAATTTCATTCAGGTAGCAAGGGGAGCCTAGAGATACCAGTTCCTTCCCCAGTTAGTGGTTTTGAACTTGATTTTGGTTCTTTAAGATTCTTGTTCTTCAACCTTAATGGAAGAATTTGCAACCTGGGGTTTGGATCAGAACTGGAGTATTCAGCTGCTAACTGATAACTTTCCACAAGTTCAAGTTGTCGGGCGACTATTTCGGAACGTCGAGGCAGAAGTTCGACTGGCTCTCCACCAGGAATGACAATGTATTCAATGGCGAGTCTAACTTCCTGTCAGATTTCGGAACAGGAGAAGATTATGACCATGTCCTTCATAGTGTATATGGAACAATAATAGATCTCAAAAGAATCACACCAATTAAgtgtacaaatacaattttcatatcatcagaattggtttttaattattaaaaacatgattttgaaaatgatgaaaatgattttcagcTTTTAATCGTTTCAGAATCACTCCTAAACATGCTAGTACATTTTACTGAACTAGATGAATAGATAACGTAAATTCAAATTCTCTGAACAGGAGTACAATTTTAGACAGAAATAGCAGAGTAAGGTATGATGCTTGCGGAAGACAACAGAATTGCAGTTGAAACTGGAATAGAGTGCCATTAACTATGAATCTAGTTCTAACTTATGATCACATAAAGCAAGAGGGAAAAAGGCACGACTTGTACTAAATGAATAGAAGTTTCAgcacataaataaaaatattatttaaaatttgtgcTAATTTTCTGGACGTGATATCAATTGGTATGAAATTTTGTCATATGAAATCAGAAAATTACTTAAAGGACTTCATGTTATAAACGTCCAAAAAAAGCATTTGTTGCGAATTTATAATTCAGATTGGGAAAAACAAAACCTCTTGTTAACAAGTAATGCTAATTGCAACAATGGGCTAATGATTTTGACCATCAGAATCAGTGACATatgattaaaattcaaattttacttGCATAAATAATGGGTAATATTGGGCTTGGCAAATGCAAAACAACACACCCGTACGCACAAACAAAAACATCAACGTGCAAAGGAAATTACCTCCAATGCATCTATCTCTTCTAGGGATGGCTTTCTTTTTGGTGCATCATCTTCTATTACAATGTCAGGGGTTTTTCGTGGTTTCTTTGTTGTAGAGCTGGAGTCTATCTTTATAATCATTCGGATTGCCTTGACCATTTGAGCCATAGTGTTTGACTGTGTAATGATAGAATTGTAAATATCTAAAGAAAGAATGTGCTCATTTTTTAGTTATAGAAGAAAAGAGTAACGACCTTACTTGAACAGATCCGTTCTATAGGTTGTATATCtgtgtccttgagttctaaAGTTATAGAAGTAAAGCATACCTTGATTACAAATACAGGCAAATGGTGAAATTTTGCTACACTTCGGACCCATGGGTTTTGCTTCATTTCATTACTGGTTGCTAATATTGCATCAGCAGATTCAATGTCATCAGTTACGTCTATTTCATTCTCAAGCCCCAATACTTGTGCCACTTGAAGTAGATCAGATTCAAGAATCTGAAAGTGCCAAATCAAGGGCATCAGCACATTTTTATTGTGAAATATAGTAATCAAAAAGTACATCATTGTAAGCTTAAGTATTACCACATTATTCCATCCCATCCCAAATGCAACCGCCCCCAACACCAAACCATACAGAACAAACGTTTAAGTTATTAATCATAATTTATATTCAAACATCGGATTTACCTTATAAGTATAGACTCGCACAGGTGAGCTCTTCTTGCTCACAGGTCTACTCTTAGACTGATGAGAAAAGTGACCAACGTCTTCTATGTCAGAATCATGATCAGCAATGATGTTATGATCTTTTAAATTTACTCTTCCTTGAAGACTCGTTTCGTGTTTTCGAGATGGCTCCATGGAATGGTTAGCATAAGTTTCCATATGACGTACTTCCAAGTTAGAGTCACTATCAGCAATAATGTTACCATCTTTTGAAGGTAATCTTTCGTGAAGACCAAAACTCTTTACATGATTTGGAGATGGCCCCATAGAATGGTTGGCATAAGTATCTACATGACGTACTTCAAAAAGAGGAGTTTTTCCTACACCAATGAGAAGACAAACGGTAGGTGATCAATTGTACAAATATATTTGAAGGAGTACAGTGTAACAATTTCAAATTAGTTGGAGAAAGTACCTGCTAATATTGCATCAACTGTTGTATCCAATCTGTGATGAACACGACATTCAGTTTTGGATATCATCTCAACTGCACAAGTAAAAGTAGAAGGTCCTTTTCTCTCTAGAATTGTCTTCTGCACTTTTCTTTTCCTTGCTTCCTCGTCACCAAGGGTCACACTCTATGtccaagaaaatgaaaagaaaaacaaaaacaatagcAACTTTCATCAATATACTTCCGTTATAGAAAACAGGATTAGTAAGACAGCTAGCAGTTCACAAAACTTTTTTCCTCCACGATGATGTGACAGAAATGATGGCTACGGAGCACATCTTCATTTAACACTTGACTAACAATTGCTCATATACTCTAGTTAAAGGCACGTGCATATACATTAGATGCAGGCTGAGAGAAATCAAAGGATTTTTTTCACACCTCAATGCCACCAACAAGGATTTGCAATGATGGATTTTTTATGATGTTGTCAATGGTGATCCCGTGAGCTGTCCCTACGAGCTGAACTCCTCTTTGAGCAATGGTGCTGGCAGCTAGTGCTTCAAGTTCTGTTCCAATTTCATCAATGATTATGGTTTCAGGCATGTGGTTCTCCACTGCTTCAATCATAACCTACACAGAAAGCAACTCGAACCTTGACGTGGGACTATCAAATGAAGTAATGGTCAAAACCATAATTGTGTCTTGTGCTCTCACTGTGTGCTGCATGTTAACATTAGGGACTTGCATCCTCCTTGCACTGCCTATTCCTGCATGGGGAACATCTCCATCACCTCCAATTTCATTGGAAGTATCCACAATAACAACACGTTTCTTGTGGTCATCTGCCAACATCCGAGCAATTTCTCTGCATAAGAcgaagaatacaagagagagaTTTTATCCCATGATTCCATGTGGTAAGTAAAGGGAGGGTAGGCCATAACTTAAACAATGTAAGACTACAAAGAAAGTTCAGTTTAGCTCATTCTTTATGGCCTATACTTGGAGTTAGAAGTTGAAAAACAATATCCTCATTCTTATGGTGTGGTATTTTGAGATGCATTGATCCAAAGACTTGTTATAAACGTTGCCTCCACTGGTTTTCTTACACTTTTTAGTACAACGTTCTGCCAATCAAGACTCAAGAAAAAGGGAAGAATAATAAGAGATTTGAGTTTTCTAGTTG
This genomic window from Benincasa hispida cultivar B227 chromosome 4, ASM972705v1, whole genome shotgun sequence contains:
- the LOC120075899 gene encoding protein SEEDLING PLASTID DEVELOPMENT 1; its protein translation is MRALNSHFLLIDLHSSWHSANQIPISTLAYLQNSHSVSKFSSSFRRTRRVRKGVVSSESSAPSFRSPEIRRPSSDRLFSGNGLLTNLSNSNSNLDSDSASTSSQSEATAELEMFIELLPSRMRKELSSHTEFRELIEVVLDLGRNPIARFPSGDWAISEEPVKHEDLSHAISKVGDFSDDNRSGMDRSLHRISAIRNRKMQIIGLTCRVGRSVSGSAEIIRDLVEGGGSILVIGPPGVGKTTLIREIARMLADDHKKRVVIVDTSNEIGGDGDVPHAGIGSARRMQVPNVNMQHTVMIEAVENHMPETIIIDEIGTELEALAASTIAQRGVQLVGTAHGITIDNIIKNPSLQILVGGIESVTLGDEEARKRKVQKTILERKGPSTFTCAVEMISKTECRVHHRLDTTVDAILAGKTPLFEVRHVDTYANHSMGPSPNHVKSFGLHERLPSKDGNIIADSDSNLEVRHMETYANHSMEPSRKHETSLQGRVNLKDHNIIADHDSDIEDVGHFSHQSKSRPVSKKSSPVRVYTYKILESDLLQVAQVLGLENEIDVTDDIESADAILATSNEMKQNPWVRSVAKFHHLPVFVIKSNTMAQMVKAIRMIIKIDSSSTTKKPRKTPDIVIEDDAPKRKPSLEEIDALEEVRLAIEYIVIPGGEPVELLPRRSEIVARQLELVESYQLAAEYSSSDPNPRLQILPLRLKNKNLKEPKSSSKPLTGEGTGISRLPLLPE